Within Candidatus Obscuribacterales bacterium, the genomic segment ATCCTAGAAGTAAACCTTCAAACAGCTCCAAGGTTTCTACGATGCCCTACCCCGAGCTGGCTATGGCTACAGCAAGAACACTGGAATCGCATCCTCAGAGATTAGCAGCAGCGATCGCAAAAAAATACCCGGCTGACCACTCCAAAGAGACGATCAGCCGAGTATTCAGATTAATCATGTCGCAGATAGACGAGCAAGGATGGAAGAGCGATCGCTCTCTTAGATGCCATCCCTTCTAGCTACAGCTTATTCTTCAACAGCAAGAGCAGGCTCTTCTTCTACCACAGCCGCAGGTTCAGCATCCACATCTTCCTCGACAGGTTCTTCTGCACTAGGTTGCCCCAGACCCATCACCTGTTCCCGGTAGCGAGCCGCCATCTCTTCAGCCTTGTCATAGACGAGAGATGGGTTCTTCACCATATCACCGGGATCCGGTTCAAGCTGCTTGGTGGACAGAGAAATCCGACCGCGCTCAGCATCTAGGTCAATAATCATGACCTTAATTTCATCGTTCACATTAAAGACACTATGAGGAGTATCGATGTGATCGTGGGAAATCTCAGAGATGTGGAGTAGTCCGCTGACACCGCCAATGTCGATAAAGGCTCCGTAGGGTTTCAAGCCACGAACTGTACCGATGACAACTTCACCAACCTCTAGGCGATTCATCTTGCGCTCAACCAAGGCGCGACGATGACTCAGCACAAGGCGGTTACGATCTTCATCAACCTCTAAGAACTTCAGCGGCAATTCTTCCGCCACCAAATCTTCCTTCGGCTTACGAGTGCTGATGT encodes:
- a CDS encoding 30S ribosomal protein S1 → MVNQKTPDIGFTHEDFAALLDKYDYHFSPGDIVAGTVFSLEPRGALIDIGAKTAAYIPIQEMSINRIETPEEVLQSNETREFFILTDENEDGQLTLSIRRIEYMRAWERVRQLQAEDATVRSSVFATNRGGALVRIEGLRGFIPGSHISTRKPKEDLVAEELPLKFLEVDEDRNRLVLSHRRALVERKMNRLEVGEVVIGTVRGLKPYGAFIDIGGVSGLLHISEISHDHIDTPHSVFNVNDEIKVMIIDLDAERGRISLSTKQLEPDPGDMVKNPSLVYDKAEEMAARYREQVMGLGQPSAEEPVEEDVDAEPAAVVEEEPALAVEE